The proteins below are encoded in one region of Nitrospirota bacterium:
- a CDS encoding biopolymer transporter ExbD has translation MDRELNQINVIPLVDVMLVLLVIVLTTATFITAGQIPVNLAKVATAGDRQDTPLIMTVTAEGELFVNDRSVTDEQLDATLLTHPRESLVLVRADKATRLERFVTIVDRVRGLGFRQVSLEVIRM, from the coding sequence ATGGATCGTGAGCTGAATCAAATCAATGTTATTCCACTCGTGGATGTGATGCTCGTCCTTCTTGTCATCGTCTTGACGACAGCCACATTCATTACAGCCGGCCAGATTCCAGTCAATCTGGCCAAAGTTGCCACGGCCGGAGACCGGCAGGATACCCCGCTCATTATGACCGTCACGGCGGAGGGTGAATTGTTCGTGAACGATCGCTCGGTCACCGACGAGCAACTCGACGCCACGCTCCTCACCCATCCCCGCGAGTCGCTGGTTCTGGTTCGTGCCGACAAAGCTACGCGACTTGAGCGGTTTGTTACTATCGTCGATCGCGTTCGTGGGCTCGGCTTCCGACAGGTCAGTCTGGAGGTCATTCGCATGTGA
- a CDS encoding thioredoxin domain-containing protein, with protein MVKRQGAQWAAVWAMVGVVVLWGTVAAAASPELKGKFEILQGEVSTHTPGKVKLIEFADFYCPHCHRFDGEGLALLEKEFGSKLEATMVGFPVIHGKLPTPFDMYEQAKMMGKGKEIKAVLFRTIHKDKITGVLDRSLREVLIKEVGLDPKAFEEGMASGKPAKLFEDGRKWGERIKVQQTPTVLLDGNIKTETIDPENIRLIIQSILDGDKKK; from the coding sequence ATGGTGAAGAGACAGGGTGCGCAATGGGCCGCGGTATGGGCGATGGTAGGGGTCGTGGTCTTGTGGGGCACAGTTGCCGCAGCCGCATCCCCCGAGTTGAAGGGGAAGTTCGAAATCCTCCAGGGCGAAGTGTCTACCCATACGCCTGGCAAGGTGAAGTTAATTGAGTTCGCCGATTTCTACTGTCCCCATTGTCACCGGTTCGACGGGGAAGGTTTGGCCCTGCTGGAAAAAGAGTTCGGGAGCAAGCTTGAGGCGACGATGGTGGGGTTCCCGGTGATTCATGGGAAATTACCGACCCCCTTCGACATGTATGAGCAGGCGAAGATGATGGGCAAGGGGAAAGAAATCAAAGCGGTCCTCTTTCGCACCATCCATAAAGACAAGATCACCGGCGTGCTGGACCGTTCGTTGCGGGAAGTCTTGATCAAGGAAGTCGGGCTCGACCCGAAAGCCTTTGAAGAGGGGATGGCCAGCGGGAAGCCGGCTAAGTTATTCGAGGACGGACGCAAGTGGGGCGAGCGCATCAAGGTGCAGCAGACCCCGACCGTGCTCCTCGATGGAAATATCAAGACGGAGACGATCGATCCGGAGAATATCAGGTTGATCATCCAGAGCATTCTGGATGGAGATAAGAAGAAGTGA
- a CDS encoding sialidase family protein: MIERKFKTKRLAWMVGMAISAASLASMALAEPDQPLRFGPKLTTDRPVRAVVGPSVRIDDEGRISLAWMEEDKDLRRVLYARTEKSGGPIGASVTVNQPTEAPYMRQEAPALAVAGDDVFLTWALTHPKLTTDKPFSNELRLSRSTDGGKTFLPSILVNDDEQVIGHSFDSIHVAPDGVVHVAWIDGREGKKESGTFVTRSLDHGRTVAKNLKVDENTCVCCRTSLTTGPDGTLYVAWRKILPGDLRETVVARSTDGGQTFTTPVIVGQDRWVFPGCPHRPASIGTDRLGRLYVVWYTEGVDETPAVFLAYSDDHGETFSPKQKLNVSKGTFPDHPQLAVDPEGRLVIVWEEQSPVRREVVMSLSLDRGQTFSTPQKLNEKKGQTPSLSMNAKGLAALAWMEHAMPVHRMVVQTIQLPAATALARQEP; the protein is encoded by the coding sequence ATGATCGAACGGAAATTCAAAACCAAGAGATTGGCATGGATGGTCGGGATGGCGATCAGCGCCGCTTCGCTTGCGTCAATGGCGCTGGCCGAGCCGGATCAACCGTTGCGGTTTGGTCCGAAACTGACGACTGATCGTCCGGTCAGGGCGGTGGTCGGTCCTTCTGTCCGGATTGACGACGAAGGCCGTATCTCGCTCGCCTGGATGGAGGAGGACAAGGACCTACGCAGGGTCCTCTATGCCAGAACTGAGAAGTCGGGAGGACCGATCGGGGCTTCGGTCACCGTGAATCAGCCGACCGAGGCACCCTACATGCGGCAGGAAGCGCCGGCGCTGGCCGTGGCCGGAGACGACGTGTTCCTGACCTGGGCCTTGACCCATCCGAAACTGACAACGGACAAGCCGTTTTCGAACGAACTGAGGTTGAGCCGGTCAACGGACGGCGGCAAAACATTTCTGCCCTCCATCCTGGTAAATGACGACGAGCAGGTCATCGGCCATAGTTTCGACTCGATCCACGTCGCCCCTGATGGCGTCGTGCATGTGGCTTGGATCGATGGGCGGGAAGGCAAGAAGGAATCCGGGACCTTCGTGACCCGCTCGCTCGATCACGGTCGTACCGTCGCGAAGAACCTTAAGGTGGATGAGAACACCTGTGTCTGTTGCCGGACGTCGCTTACGACCGGGCCGGACGGGACGCTCTATGTGGCCTGGCGCAAGATTCTTCCTGGCGATCTCCGCGAAACAGTGGTCGCTCGTTCCACGGACGGCGGGCAGACCTTTACGACTCCGGTGATCGTCGGACAGGATCGCTGGGTGTTTCCCGGTTGTCCGCATCGGCCCGCTTCGATCGGGACGGACCGGCTCGGGCGGCTCTATGTGGTCTGGTATACCGAAGGCGTCGATGAGACTCCGGCTGTGTTCCTGGCCTATTCGGATGATCATGGGGAGACCTTCTCACCCAAGCAGAAACTGAACGTTTCCAAGGGAACCTTCCCGGACCATCCGCAGCTGGCGGTCGATCCGGAGGGGCGTCTCGTTATCGTCTGGGAAGAGCAGTCGCCGGTCCGGCGTGAAGTTGTGATGAGCCTGTCCCTTGATCGGGGCCAGACCTTCAGCACGCCGCAGAAATTAAATGAGAAGAAAGGTCAGACGCCTTCCCTCTCGATGAATGCGAAAGGGCTTGCTGCATTAGCTTGGATGGAACATGCCATGCCCGTTCATCGGATGGTCGTCCAGACCATCCAGCTACCGGCTGCGACGGCCCTCGCGAGGCAGGAGCCATAA
- a CDS encoding TonB-dependent receptor translates to MMMCKGMVMGCVMIVVLGTIGGGQVEAQTPDQSGEQGAAVGGQPMEPLQPAGDLPVPEIDLADVSIVSQRVQKRPEGVTLSTVTSQEIELRPGRHMKESFDSMPGVILRQANGPRDFSLSVRGSGVKTSFAIRDFMVYEDGFMQTQSDGLSRLDMHDPWFMRSVDVTRGASSSLYGNYALGGMVQFRTRRGSDINGVETLLAGGSYGYNKQGIAFGQHTDKLDLSFFGSNVREDGYVRHSNYETQTVNFNARYSIDDRQTLYFKAISNWLDAKVPTRLTEAQFNANDRQAGGSQTSCTRNTYNANCADANMLGQKRTDRRTNVGAIYEREIDASTVLTVHGAYDEKDINQYFSQVTDNINQNFYHYTDLRHNGRIGDMPLKSYAGVFFNRMKQDGETFQNMADGIGTKGLKIQDNQGWIQNMGIRFREELEFVPKWTLAAGLGYERSHLNVHAVVLNSGASNSNQAVTRDFDNWAPEMSLTWKPAEGYRHWIRASTGYAIPQISQLTRNPTTGLPGENFQLKPQKNYNMEIGTASQLSKTLSIELVGFWVFVHNEFISQSIGTASNTATVNADLSQYRGVELAYDWRPIEAWRFAGAYTHTIANYVNFQDVSASVPTSRDGKKVPNVPVDYLNAKVEYDQVAYGHKPAGWGAWIQGSWMNSYLLNNANTIGIPAYLIGNANIHYEQPLANNAWFRFAKMYVEVNNIADTKYAASGQVTSANSMVSNSTQLYFAGYGRSAYAGVTLGF, encoded by the coding sequence ATGATGATGTGTAAAGGGATGGTGATGGGGTGTGTGATGATCGTCGTTCTTGGAACGATCGGGGGAGGACAGGTTGAGGCTCAAACTCCAGACCAATCAGGAGAACAGGGAGCTGCTGTGGGGGGACAACCGATGGAACCTCTGCAGCCGGCCGGCGATTTACCTGTGCCGGAGATCGATCTGGCCGATGTGAGCATTGTGAGCCAGCGCGTTCAGAAACGGCCGGAAGGGGTGACCCTGTCCACTGTGACTTCTCAGGAGATAGAGTTGCGTCCCGGTCGTCACATGAAAGAGTCCTTCGATTCGATGCCAGGGGTGATCTTGCGGCAAGCGAACGGCCCACGCGACTTCTCCCTCAGCGTTCGAGGGTCCGGGGTGAAGACGTCGTTCGCCATTCGAGACTTCATGGTGTACGAAGATGGATTCATGCAAACCCAATCCGATGGTTTGTCCCGATTGGACATGCACGATCCCTGGTTTATGCGGAGCGTCGATGTCACACGCGGGGCCTCCTCTTCCTTGTACGGGAATTATGCACTCGGTGGGATGGTGCAGTTTCGGACCCGTCGTGGAAGCGATATCAATGGAGTGGAAACGCTCCTGGCCGGAGGGTCCTATGGGTATAACAAGCAGGGCATAGCCTTCGGGCAGCATACGGACAAGCTGGATCTTTCGTTCTTTGGCAGTAATGTTCGAGAAGATGGGTATGTCCGGCACAGTAACTATGAGACGCAAACAGTCAATTTTAACGCTCGGTACAGTATCGATGATCGCCAGACGCTCTATTTTAAAGCCATCAGCAACTGGCTGGACGCGAAAGTCCCCACCCGTCTCACCGAAGCGCAGTTCAATGCCAATGATCGCCAGGCGGGAGGCTCTCAAACTTCGTGCACGAGGAATACCTATAATGCCAATTGCGCTGACGCGAATATGTTGGGCCAAAAACGGACCGATCGACGAACCAATGTAGGGGCTATCTATGAACGAGAGATCGACGCAAGCACCGTGTTGACGGTGCATGGGGCCTACGACGAAAAAGACATCAACCAGTACTTCTCTCAGGTCACGGACAACATCAACCAGAATTTTTATCACTACACGGATTTGCGGCACAATGGCCGCATCGGGGACATGCCGCTCAAGAGCTATGCGGGAGTCTTTTTCAACCGCATGAAACAGGACGGAGAGACCTTCCAGAATATGGCCGATGGTATCGGCACCAAAGGGCTCAAGATTCAGGACAATCAAGGATGGATCCAAAACATGGGGATCCGTTTTCGTGAAGAGCTGGAATTTGTGCCCAAATGGACCTTGGCAGCAGGGCTGGGGTATGAGCGGTCGCATCTGAATGTCCATGCCGTCGTGCTCAATAGCGGCGCTAGTAATTCCAATCAAGCCGTGACGCGCGATTTTGACAATTGGGCGCCGGAGATGTCGCTGACCTGGAAGCCGGCGGAAGGCTATCGGCATTGGATTCGCGCCTCGACGGGCTACGCCATCCCACAGATCTCTCAACTCACGAGAAATCCCACCACGGGACTTCCTGGGGAAAACTTCCAGCTGAAGCCCCAGAAGAATTACAACATGGAAATCGGGACCGCGTCACAGTTGAGCAAGACGCTGTCTATCGAGTTGGTGGGGTTTTGGGTCTTCGTCCACAACGAGTTCATCAGCCAGTCGATTGGCACCGCGAGCAATACGGCGACAGTCAATGCCGATCTGTCGCAGTATCGAGGGGTGGAGCTGGCCTATGATTGGCGGCCCATCGAGGCCTGGAGGTTCGCAGGGGCCTATACCCATACCATTGCCAACTACGTCAATTTTCAGGATGTATCGGCCAGTGTTCCCACGTCACGGGATGGCAAGAAGGTGCCGAATGTGCCGGTCGATTATCTGAACGCCAAAGTCGAATATGACCAAGTGGCCTATGGGCACAAGCCAGCCGGGTGGGGCGCGTGGATACAAGGGAGTTGGATGAACAGCTACCTGCTGAACAATGCCAACACGATCGGCATTCCGGCCTATCTCATCGGGAATGCGAATATTCACTATGAGCAGCCCTTGGCCAATAATGCCTGGTTCCGCTTCGCGAAGATGTATGTCGAGGTGAATAACATTGCTGATACGAAATATGCGGCGTCGGGTCAGGTGACATCGGCAAATAGTATGGTTTCCAATTCGACGCAGCTCTACTTCGCCGGCTATGGGCGATCCGCCTATGCCGGGGTTACGTTAGGGTTCTAA
- the exbB gene encoding TonB-system energizer ExbB codes for MEFLKELVEYGVIGLLLGLSVWAIGVAVERWLFYRRVDVRQFPTLDLCEVALTRRLVVIGTVAANAPYIGLLGTVLGIMLTFHTMGTSGALAVTTIMIGLSLALKATAAGLLVAIPCVVMNNVLRRRVSELLAQYKVQHGS; via the coding sequence ATGGAGTTTCTGAAGGAACTCGTCGAGTACGGTGTCATCGGGCTCTTGCTGGGGCTGAGTGTCTGGGCTATCGGGGTGGCGGTGGAGCGCTGGCTGTTCTACCGGCGGGTGGATGTCCGTCAGTTTCCCACGCTGGACCTGTGCGAGGTCGCGTTGACCAGGCGGCTGGTGGTGATCGGCACCGTGGCGGCCAATGCGCCCTACATCGGTTTGCTCGGGACGGTCCTCGGCATTATGCTGACGTTTCACACGATGGGTACGTCAGGTGCGTTGGCGGTGACGACGATCATGATCGGCCTGAGCCTTGCGCTCAAGGCCACAGCGGCGGGACTGCTGGTCGCCATTCCTTGCGTGGTCATGAACAACGTCCTCCGGCGCCGCGTCAGCGAACTCCTCGCGCAGTACAAGGTGCAGCATGGATCGTGA
- a CDS encoding TonB family protein: protein MFRTDGQYRLQGWVVSGLFHSLALTVALGLMAQVKPVVPKEVFTWDVALVEPQLIQETRQADNKPTLEPTQSAPRPAVPAPSQPQTVTQDVQPREVTSVVPREIRQAVETSQPIQSTEAVQTRTEAVTQVREQQPAEVQQAKQAVVESAAPAVRHEAVTQPVTTEAPIHPVGTRTVETASVTRDSDQPPASAPAAAAASDAKPAEFVAQESASQVAMATRPNPAVKADYGWLAESLRRRLAEIKRYPSAARLNGWEGKVVLRAVIRADGHLSEVKVHRSSGHEVLDNAAMEAIRLVCPLHMANAMGAAEVAVYVPIVYSLGG, encoded by the coding sequence ATGTTCCGTACGGACGGACAGTATCGCTTGCAAGGATGGGTGGTGTCCGGACTCTTTCACAGCCTTGCGCTGACCGTGGCCCTCGGGCTCATGGCACAGGTCAAACCGGTCGTGCCGAAAGAGGTGTTCACTTGGGACGTCGCATTGGTCGAACCACAATTGATTCAAGAAACGCGTCAAGCTGACAACAAGCCAACGCTGGAGCCTACTCAGTCGGCTCCGCGTCCGGCAGTCCCAGCCCCCAGTCAGCCTCAGACGGTTACGCAGGACGTGCAGCCCCGTGAGGTGACATCGGTTGTGCCGCGCGAGATCCGCCAGGCGGTCGAGACGAGTCAGCCGATTCAATCGACGGAGGCGGTACAAACGAGAACTGAGGCGGTCACGCAAGTCAGGGAACAACAACCGGCAGAGGTGCAGCAGGCTAAGCAGGCCGTAGTCGAGTCGGCTGCCCCTGCCGTTCGACATGAAGCCGTGACTCAGCCCGTGACAACTGAAGCCCCTATTCATCCGGTCGGAACACGCACTGTTGAGACTGCTTCCGTGACGCGGGATTCCGACCAGCCGCCAGCCTCTGCGCCGGCGGCTGCTGCCGCGAGCGATGCGAAGCCGGCTGAATTTGTCGCGCAGGAGTCTGCCTCGCAAGTGGCGATGGCCACCCGTCCGAACCCCGCAGTCAAAGCCGATTATGGTTGGCTAGCCGAATCGTTGAGGCGGAGACTAGCTGAAATCAAACGCTATCCCAGCGCCGCGCGGCTCAATGGCTGGGAGGGCAAGGTCGTGCTGCGGGCAGTCATTCGAGCCGATGGCCATCTGTCGGAGGTGAAGGTGCATAGAAGTTCCGGCCATGAGGTGCTCGATAACGCGGCTATGGAGGCCATCCGGTTGGTCTGTCCGCTGCATATGGCGAATGCGATGGGCGCTGCCGAAGTCGCGGTGTATGTGCCGATTGTCTATAGCCTTGGGGGTTAG
- a CDS encoding TlpA disulfide reductase family protein, producing the protein MPVSLKQILLAAMLSLLSIVSADAALASDPFVSLKMSRWPAGSLVPPFELTTLDGKVVKSSELAGKVVLVNFWATWCGPCKEEMPSLARLQKQLDPAQFTLLTVTTDPQRQGIAHFLSQMGVSLPVLFDEDQDVSRSFMVRGLPTTIMIARDGTLVGRAVGPRVWDSLEAVAVMRQVMGSGK; encoded by the coding sequence GTGCCTGTGTCATTGAAGCAGATCTTGCTTGCCGCGATGCTCTCTCTCCTGAGCATCGTCTCGGCTGATGCCGCGCTTGCGAGCGACCCCTTCGTCTCGCTCAAGATGAGCCGGTGGCCGGCCGGGAGCCTGGTTCCGCCATTTGAACTCACGACGCTGGACGGCAAGGTTGTGAAGTCGAGTGAGTTGGCGGGGAAGGTCGTGCTGGTGAATTTTTGGGCCACCTGGTGCGGGCCCTGCAAAGAGGAAATGCCCTCACTTGCCCGCTTGCAGAAGCAATTGGATCCAGCACAATTTACCCTCCTGACGGTCACCACGGATCCGCAGCGCCAGGGCATCGCACACTTTCTGTCTCAGATGGGAGTCAGTTTGCCAGTGCTCTTCGATGAAGATCAGGACGTGTCACGGTCTTTCATGGTGCGCGGTCTCCCGACCACGATCATGATCGCGCGGGATGGTACGCTCGTCGGGCGCGCGGTCGGGCCTCGCGTCTGGGATAGTCTCGAGGCAGTGGCGGTGATGCGGCAGGTCATGGGGAGCGGGAAATGA
- a CDS encoding heavy metal translocating P-type ATPase: protein MGAVEIICLWPRLGVGVEIDPICGMTVDPARAAGHHDHRGQRYYFCGLSCLERFKADPELALQPQPVSAAKPTTRKPLPMMQQAPILTGAIDPVCGMRVQQATAAGSSEYQGKTYYFCATSCLAKFRADPIHYLTPPEQRVLRSMPIPSGGVVEYICPMDPEVLENKPGACRICGMALEPKVVSLEEEGNPELEEMSRRFWICLGPALVVMFLAMAEMIPGLSLPQAFTGSSKNWVQWLLATPVVLWGGWPFFQRGWISVVNRASNMFTLIAIGTGAAYGYSTVATVAPALLPASFRLHDGSIAVYFEAAAIITVLVLLGQVLELKARSQTSSAIRALLRLAPKTARLIKSDGQEEDVPLEQIQVGYRLRVRPGERVPVDGMVQEGSTSVDESMITGESIPIEKTVGDSVTGGTINGTGGIVMVAERVGRDTMLARIVQMVSEAQRSRAPIQRIADVTAAYFVPLVVAASLITAVAWAIWGPEPKLAYALVNAVAVLIIACPCALGLATPMSIMVGTGRGATVGVLVKKAEALEIFGKVDTLVIDKTGTLTEGKPKLLSVHVVTPWSEAELLRLAASLERSSEHPLAAAVVAGAEGRGIAVVPVEDFRSVTGKGVTGTVAGRRVAIGTVAFLRDDIGLSGQSLTQLDDDAAALRHEGQTVLFVAVDGQAAGILGVADPIKASTHAAVQELKAEGIRIVMLTGDHHDTAEAVARQLGIEEVLADVLPEQKGQIIARLKSQGRVVAMAGDGVNDAPALALADVGIAMGTGADTAIESAGMTLVKGDLRGLLRARRLSQATMRNIRQNLLFAFLYNVIGVPVAAGALYPVWGILLSPMIASAAMTFSSVSVISNALRLRHVEL, encoded by the coding sequence ATGGGCGCAGTCGAGATCATCTGTCTGTGGCCACGGTTGGGGGTTGGTGTGGAAATCGATCCAATTTGCGGGATGACGGTCGATCCGGCTAGGGCGGCCGGCCATCATGACCATCGCGGTCAGCGCTATTACTTTTGTGGTCTGTCCTGCCTGGAACGATTCAAGGCCGATCCGGAGTTGGCGTTGCAGCCACAGCCGGTCAGTGCTGCGAAGCCAACCACAAGAAAACCCCTTCCGATGATGCAGCAAGCTCCGATCCTGACAGGAGCCATCGATCCCGTCTGCGGGATGAGGGTCCAGCAGGCCACGGCTGCCGGCTCCTCTGAGTATCAGGGGAAGACCTACTACTTCTGTGCCACGAGTTGCCTTGCCAAGTTTCGGGCGGACCCGATCCATTATCTGACTCCTCCTGAGCAGCGCGTGCTTCGCTCGATGCCGATTCCATCCGGTGGGGTGGTCGAGTACATCTGTCCGATGGACCCGGAGGTGCTTGAGAACAAGCCGGGGGCCTGCCGGATTTGCGGGATGGCGCTGGAGCCCAAAGTCGTCTCGCTCGAAGAGGAAGGGAATCCGGAGCTTGAAGAGATGAGCCGGCGGTTTTGGATCTGCCTCGGGCCTGCCCTCGTCGTTATGTTCTTAGCCATGGCCGAGATGATTCCTGGCCTGTCGCTACCACAGGCCTTCACCGGCTCCTCGAAGAACTGGGTGCAATGGCTGCTGGCGACGCCGGTGGTGCTCTGGGGCGGCTGGCCGTTTTTCCAGCGAGGCTGGATCTCGGTGGTGAATCGGGCCTCCAATATGTTCACGCTCATTGCCATTGGAACTGGCGCTGCCTATGGCTACAGCACGGTGGCCACTGTGGCTCCGGCGCTGCTTCCCGCTTCCTTCCGGCTGCATGACGGGTCGATCGCGGTCTATTTCGAGGCGGCGGCCATTATTACGGTGCTCGTCTTGCTCGGCCAGGTGCTTGAGCTGAAGGCTAGGAGCCAGACGAGCTCCGCGATTCGCGCCCTGCTCCGGCTGGCGCCAAAAACCGCCAGGCTCATCAAATCGGACGGGCAGGAAGAAGACGTGCCGCTCGAACAGATCCAGGTGGGCTATCGATTGCGCGTCAGGCCGGGAGAACGAGTGCCGGTCGATGGGATGGTCCAGGAAGGTTCGACGTCTGTAGATGAATCCATGATCACGGGGGAATCGATTCCTATCGAGAAAACCGTTGGAGATTCGGTGACCGGCGGGACCATTAACGGAACTGGCGGAATAGTGATGGTGGCGGAACGGGTCGGGCGAGATACGATGCTCGCCAGGATTGTGCAGATGGTCAGCGAGGCGCAGCGGAGCCGGGCGCCGATCCAGCGCATTGCGGATGTGACCGCGGCCTATTTTGTCCCGCTGGTTGTGGCTGCTTCGTTGATCACGGCAGTGGCTTGGGCGATCTGGGGGCCTGAGCCGAAGCTGGCCTATGCGCTGGTCAATGCCGTGGCGGTTTTGATTATCGCCTGTCCCTGCGCGTTGGGATTGGCGACGCCGATGTCGATCATGGTGGGGACCGGGCGCGGCGCGACGGTCGGCGTCTTGGTGAAGAAGGCGGAGGCGCTGGAGATTTTCGGCAAGGTGGATACGCTCGTAATCGATAAGACCGGGACCCTCACGGAGGGGAAACCGAAATTGCTGTCAGTGCATGTCGTGACGCCCTGGTCCGAGGCTGAGCTGTTGCGTCTCGCCGCGAGCCTTGAACGAAGCAGTGAGCATCCGTTGGCAGCGGCGGTGGTGGCGGGGGCGGAAGGGCGAGGGATCGCTGTTGTCCCGGTCGAAGACTTTCGCTCTGTGACGGGGAAGGGCGTGACCGGGACTGTGGCCGGTCGTCGCGTGGCCATCGGGACGGTGGCATTTTTACGCGATGACATCGGCCTGTCCGGCCAGAGCCTCACGCAGTTGGACGACGACGCGGCTGCGCTTCGTCATGAAGGGCAGACGGTCCTGTTTGTGGCTGTCGATGGGCAGGCTGCCGGCATTCTGGGCGTGGCAGATCCGATCAAGGCTTCTACTCATGCCGCTGTGCAGGAACTCAAGGCCGAAGGTATCCGCATCGTCATGCTGACGGGTGATCATCACGATACGGCTGAGGCAGTGGCCAGGCAACTCGGCATTGAGGAGGTTCTGGCGGATGTCCTGCCGGAGCAAAAGGGCCAAATCATCGCCCGTCTCAAGTCGCAAGGCCGTGTGGTGGCGATGGCGGGAGACGGCGTTAACGATGCGCCGGCCTTGGCGTTGGCCGATGTCGGGATTGCGATGGGAACCGGGGCGGACACGGCCATCGAGAGCGCGGGGATGACGCTGGTAAAGGGGGATCTGCGCGGACTGCTCCGTGCGCGGAGGCTGAGCCAGGCCACGATGCGGAACATCCGGCAAAATCTCCTGTTCGCCTTTCTCTATAATGTGATCGGGGTGCCGGTTGCGGCAGGCGCGCTCTATCCGGTCTGGGGCATCCTCTTGAGCCCCATGATCGCCAGTGCTGCGATGACGTTTAGCTCCGTGTCCGTTATCTCCAACGCACTCCGGCTGCGCCATGTGGAATTGTAA
- a CDS encoding tetratricopeptide repeat protein: MISFARYRLLIVFGICVWGYPIVGPIHASPPSDSNKRPVERAAELFKSGDTDGAIALLTKATELNPSSAEAYHLLGRVYFHGKKKPHEATDAFLHALKLKPAYPEALNDLAEVYLAQGKSAEAEQALRRAIEIDPRHDDSYVDLAKLYEGRRDVAAAAKTYQSLLAFRPAHPDALFGLAMLHEGQGENKSAHDLLMRLTKANPKHADAWYHIGRLAERGNDLLEAAYAYKQAVAAKPDLVDAHYNLGFILRSQGKPADAEREFLEVLRYRPEYAEAHMNLGVIYTGLNRLEEAEQSYERAVELKPDYAEAHYNLGVFYELHRKDLAKALAQYHKYRNLGGRDDRVERIVGLGSR; encoded by the coding sequence TTGATTTCTTTTGCACGATACCGCCTCCTCATCGTTTTCGGAATATGTGTTTGGGGTTATCCCATCGTCGGTCCGATTCACGCTTCTCCTCCTAGCGATTCCAATAAACGTCCGGTCGAACGGGCCGCTGAGCTGTTCAAGTCCGGCGATACCGATGGCGCGATTGCCCTGTTGACGAAGGCCACGGAGCTCAATCCCTCCTCTGCCGAGGCCTACCACCTCCTCGGGCGGGTGTATTTTCACGGTAAGAAAAAGCCACACGAGGCCACTGACGCGTTCTTGCATGCGCTCAAGCTGAAGCCTGCCTATCCCGAAGCGTTGAACGATCTGGCGGAAGTGTATCTGGCACAGGGGAAGTCTGCGGAGGCGGAACAGGCGCTCAGGCGGGCCATCGAGATCGACCCCAGGCACGATGATTCCTATGTGGATTTGGCGAAGCTCTATGAGGGCCGGCGTGATGTGGCTGCCGCGGCAAAAACCTATCAGAGTCTGCTGGCGTTTCGTCCCGCCCATCCCGACGCGCTCTTCGGGCTGGCGATGTTGCATGAGGGCCAGGGGGAGAACAAGTCGGCTCACGATTTGTTGATGCGGTTGACGAAGGCGAATCCCAAACATGCCGATGCCTGGTATCACATTGGGCGCTTAGCGGAGCGGGGGAACGATTTGCTGGAAGCAGCCTACGCCTATAAGCAAGCTGTCGCGGCCAAGCCGGATCTGGTCGATGCCCACTATAATCTGGGATTCATCCTGCGAAGCCAGGGCAAGCCGGCCGATGCGGAGCGGGAATTTCTGGAGGTCCTGCGGTACCGCCCCGAGTATGCCGAAGCCCACATGAACTTAGGCGTGATCTATACCGGGCTGAACAGGCTTGAAGAGGCGGAACAGTCCTACGAGCGAGCTGTCGAGTTGAAGCCGGACTATGCGGAGGCCCATTACAACTTGGGGGTCTTCTATGAGTTGCATCGGAAAGACTTGGCGAAAGCGCTGGCGCAATATCACAAATACCGGAACCTCGGCGGGCGCGACGATCGCGTGGAGCGTATCGTCGGGCTGGGGAGTCGATGA
- a CDS encoding TlpA disulfide reductase family protein — translation MRRAIIGVSVLVAVLGLSVFDGWSMGSRVPAVGMQAEDFRLTDLEGSVQSLSQYRGKIVLLNFWATWCKPCTTEMPAMQASLDKLRDRGFVVLAINELEDEAKVREHVKQNGHTFPVLMDRDNKVANQFGVFGLPVSVFIDQQGVIREYIKGGLLTEQKIREVVDRLLTTPMAQAESKAEKTFAKVVSK, via the coding sequence ATGAGAAGAGCCATTATTGGGGTTAGTGTTCTGGTCGCGGTGCTCGGACTCTCCGTCTTCGATGGGTGGAGCATGGGCTCCCGAGTCCCCGCGGTCGGGATGCAGGCGGAAGATTTTCGCCTGACAGATTTGGAGGGCAGCGTCCAGAGCCTCAGCCAGTATCGCGGCAAAATCGTGTTGCTGAACTTCTGGGCCACCTGGTGCAAGCCCTGCACGACCGAAATGCCGGCCATGCAAGCCAGCCTCGACAAGCTTCGAGACAGGGGGTTCGTGGTGCTCGCGATCAATGAGTTGGAAGATGAGGCGAAAGTGCGCGAGCACGTCAAGCAGAACGGCCATACGTTTCCGGTCCTCATGGATCGCGACAACAAAGTCGCCAACCAGTTCGGGGTGTTCGGGCTACCCGTAAGTGTGTTCATCGATCAGCAGGGCGTCATCCGGGAATATATCAAGGGCGGATTGCTCACCGAACAAAAGATCCGGGAGGTAGTTGATCGGCTTCTTACGACACCGATGGCGCAGGCCGAGTCCAAAGCCGAGAAAACATTCGCGAAGGTGGTGAGCAAGTGA